The segment CCACAGGACGCGCACGGCCGCCTGGAGCGGCTCCTCCATCTGCAGCACCTGCATCAGCGAAGCCAGTTGCTGCGCGGTGCGCGTCTTGAAGAGGAGCATGTCGGACCGGGTGGGGTCGGCCATCCAAATCTGGCTTTTGCGGATGCGCGTAAGCCCGCGCGCCGCCAGAGCCTCCACCGCCGGAACCGGGGAGCGCCGCATTGCGGCGGTCTTGATGGTGACCTTCGCGCCCTCGTCGCGCGCCATGTCGCGCAAAAGCCCCACGAAGGCGCTTTCCAGCAGGAAGAACAGCACGCGTTCCAGGGAATCAATGGAAAGGCCCTGGGCCAGGGCGCGCACGGCCTCCAGCTCGTCGGAGCGCAGCGCGCCCAGCGCGCCCAGGAACTGCTCGCGCGATTGGCTGAGGACCAGCACCGCGCCCAGGGCCACGGCCACGGCCTGCTCCAGCAAAAAGGGCAGGGGATGCTTTTCCTGCGGGGGCTGGCCCGCGGCGCGCGCCTGCATGGCCCGGAACAGGCTTTCGGCCACGGAATCCATGCACACGATGAGCGCCGCGCTTTCCAAATGCTCCAGAAGCATGTCGCCCGGCAGGAAGCCCAGGCCCTTGAGCAGGCAGGCCTGCACCACCTTGCGCACGGCCATGCGCTCCGGGGTGTGGGCGCTGGCCTGGGCGAAACCGGCCTGGATGCGCGTCCGCTCTATGCCGCCGGGGGTGTCGTGCAGGGTGGCCAGCACATCGTCGAAAAGATAGCGCAGCACCACCTGCTGGCCGTCCTTGGACAGATGGAAGCGGCTGTTCGCGGTAAGCTGCTCGTAGCCCTCGGACACGTGCCGGGCGATGAAGCGCTCCACGAACTCGCTCCAGAATCCCTGCCCGAATTCGTTGGCTTTGAGGATCTCGTTGAACTGCGAGAGGCCCGGCGCGCCGAAATGGCGCATGATGAGCTCCTCGAAGTTGTCGGTGGTAAGCCCCATGGCGAAGACCATGCCCTGCACGCTTTTGACCAGCAGCGACTCGGTGTTGCGTAACAGGGCGGTGGTTTGCTCCATGGCGGCCTGGTCGTCCGCGGCGGTTTCCTTGTCCAGGCGGTTCAGCAGCACCGGAAAGTTGCCCGCAAGCTTGCGCAGCACCGTGTCCGCCGGGTGGTCGGAGCGGCGGCACAGCAGATTGACGATGCCCTGCTGCTGGGTGGGCAGCATGGGATACTCGCTGATGCCCCCGCTGTTGACTTCGATGAAGGTCAGCAGAAGCTCGCGCTCCAGCACCTCGCGCAGGGCGTTTTTTTCTTTGAGCCGCCTCAAGGTGCCAATATAGGCGTCCAGTCTCGCCGACCATTGCGGTCGGCCCGCGCCCGGCGCGGGGAGCCCCTGGCCGGGGGGAGGCGCTTCGTGCGATTCGTCCACGTGTGCTCCTGGCGTGCTCGGAGGCGGGGGGCATCTCCGTTGGCGCTATTGATTATGAATACACTCTCCATTCGGCCTCTTTGGGCGAAAAATCAAGGGGCAGGGGCGTGTTTCCGCAGCGGGAAGCCCCCTGCCATGGCTTTGCATTTTCGCTCAATGCGGCTACAGTGAGAGCCGGAACAACAAAGGGGCGCAGATGCGTTTTGTCGATTTCATCCGGCAGCAAGGGTACAAGCGGTACACGGGAACGGTTTCGTCCTCGGTGTACGCGTATTTTCGTTGCGAAAATCCCGGCCGCGCCCAGTGGTGGTTCAAGCCCGGCAGTTTCCAGTGCGCCGGGTGCAAGGCCCAGTGCGAAACCGACAGCCCAGAGGGATTTCAAACCTTCTTGACCCAGGACGCCACCGATGCATGACCTGCGCCGCATGGCCGCGCGCCTTCTGGCCCCGGCTTTGGCCCTTGTCCTGGCCCTGCCCGCGCCTGCCCCCGCTGCGGACGACGGCATGAATCTGGCCTTGTGCACGCAGGTGCTTTCGCGCATGTTGTGCAAAAAACCGAGCGAGTTCGGATATGTGGGAAAGATCGAGCCCGGCGTCTACATCCTGAGCGTCTTTTACGCCTCCAAAAATTCCGAACTGCTTTGCGCCGTGACTCCCGACGGCCAAGTCATCGTGCAGGACCGCACCTGGCGGCCCATGCGCCGCGTGGTTCCCTACGCCCCGGACGCCGAGGGCCGCTGCCTTGTGGCCAACTACTCCTCGCCGGACTGCCCGGCCAAGGGGCCCATCAAGGTGTGCCCGCCCAAGACCCAGCTCGACGCCAAGGAGCAGGTCAAGGAGACCTTCTGGAATCGGCCCGTCCCCAAGATCCTTGAGGAGGAGTACAAGGCCATGAGCGGCCGCGAGCAGCAGAACGCCACGGCTGCCCAACCCCCGGTCGAGACCGGGGGGCAGGCGTCCCCGGCGCAATGAACGCAATGCCCCGCCCCACCTTGCGCACGGATTGGAAATCGGGGATACTGCACACATGAACCAGTCCGCGCCGGACAGCCCCGAAACATTCGCCAGCAAGGCCATCTTTGTGGCGCGGCAGCCCATTTTCGACGCCAAGGAAAAGGTTTGGGCCTACGAACTGCTGTTCCGCAAGAGCGGTCAGGCCAGCACCGCCGATGTGGCCGAGGACGACCTCGCCACGGCCTCGGTCATCGCCGATGGGTTCGCCCTGGCCTTCGGCGGCATGGATAAAAATCGCAAAGCCTTCATCAATTTTCCCCAGCGCCTGCTTCTGGACGACACGGTTTTTGCCCTGCCGCGCGAGATTTGTGTGGTGGAGGTGCTGGAGACCATCGTCCCCAGCCCGCAAATCATGGCTGCGTTGAGCAGGATCAAGCAGAGCGGGTACGTGCTCGCGCTGGATGACTATGTGGGCCAGCCCGGTTACGAGGACATCATCCGCCTGGCG is part of the Humidesulfovibrio mexicanus genome and harbors:
- a CDS encoding DNA-binding protein translates to MRFVDFIRQQGYKRYTGTVSSSVYAYFRCENPGRAQWWFKPGSFQCAGCKAQCETDSPEGFQTFLTQDATDA